The following proteins are co-located in the Ensifer sp. WSM1721 genome:
- a CDS encoding YafY family protein, which yields MRKASRLFEIIQILRLAGKPVTAAEIAESLEVTPRSIYRDIAALQAMRVPIEGERGIGYILRPGFDLPPLMFSIEETEAIVLALALLARTGDEELKSAARRVSQKITGAVPGPLRKAFQSHALHAWGTIAAPPPAVDLAMIRRAIRDERKLALDYRDELGRATERTVRPLALIYYSEHAMMVAWCELREDIRNFRADRVEHCEPVDAYFRGEGNRLRQLWIAGWKTNAVRPLEAEDA from the coding sequence ATGCGCAAGGCATCGCGGCTTTTCGAGATCATCCAGATATTGCGGCTTGCCGGCAAACCGGTGACGGCGGCCGAGATCGCCGAGTCCCTGGAGGTCACGCCGCGCTCGATCTATCGCGACATTGCCGCGCTGCAGGCGATGCGCGTGCCGATCGAGGGCGAGCGCGGCATCGGCTATATCCTGAGACCCGGCTTCGATTTGCCGCCACTGATGTTCTCGATCGAGGAAACGGAAGCGATCGTGCTGGCGCTGGCCCTTCTGGCGCGCACCGGCGACGAGGAGCTGAAGTCGGCGGCGCGACGCGTCAGCCAAAAGATCACCGGCGCCGTCCCGGGGCCCCTGCGCAAGGCGTTTCAGTCGCACGCCCTGCACGCCTGGGGCACGATCGCGGCGCCGCCGCCAGCGGTCGACCTCGCCATGATTCGCAGGGCGATCCGCGACGAGCGGAAGCTGGCACTCGACTATCGCGACGAGCTCGGCCGCGCCACGGAACGCACGGTGCGGCCGCTGGCGCTCATCTACTATTCCGAGCATGCGATGATGGTCGCCTGGTGCGAATTGCGCGAGGATATCCGCAACTTCCGCGCCGACCGCGTGGAGCATTGCGAGCCCGTCGACGCCTATTTCCGCGGCGAAGGCAACCGGCTGAGACAATTATGGATCGCCGGCTGGAAGACGAACGCGGTGCGGCCGCTTGAGGCGGAGGACGCGTAG
- a CDS encoding VOC family protein produces the protein MEFHQGRLIDHVHLRVEDLAVSKRFYKAVLGALGHQPTFETDAFFAFDEFFVDKADDYQSRVHLAFQAAGQDAVHRFYDAGLANGGTDNGAPGERSYHPGYYAAFVLDPDGNNVEAVHHGPTTRSSPDVVVRPLEP, from the coding sequence ATGGAATTCCATCAGGGACGGCTCATCGATCACGTGCATCTTCGCGTCGAGGATCTCGCGGTCAGCAAGCGATTCTATAAGGCGGTGCTCGGCGCTCTCGGCCACCAGCCGACGTTCGAGACCGACGCATTTTTTGCATTCGATGAGTTCTTCGTCGACAAGGCAGATGATTATCAGAGCCGCGTCCATCTCGCCTTCCAGGCCGCCGGACAGGATGCCGTGCATCGGTTCTATGACGCGGGCCTCGCCAATGGCGGCACGGATAACGGCGCTCCCGGCGAGCGCAGCTACCATCCGGGCTACTATGCCGCATTCGTCCTCGATCCGGACGGCAACAATGTCGAAGCGGTGCATCACGGCCCAACCACGCGCTCGTCCCCGGATGTCGTCGTGCGTCCGCTAGAGCCGTGA
- a CDS encoding LysE family translocator — translation MTYAENLWLFFTLLFGIIIVPGMDMVFVLANALTGGRTSGLSATAGIMAGGVLHTLYAALGVSVVLHLVPQLFNLLLVAGAAYIAWIGFTLMRSSIIIGGVEGGARLTHWASFRQGALTSLMNPKAYLFMLAVYPQFLKPQFGPVWSQAAVMALMIAVTQLAIYGGLALAAGRGRDFIVGTPAATVAIGRAAGFLLVIIAAFTVWQGWGGAS, via the coding sequence ATGACCTACGCGGAAAACCTCTGGCTCTTCTTCACCCTTCTCTTCGGCATCATCATCGTTCCCGGCATGGATATGGTCTTCGTCCTAGCCAATGCGTTGACCGGCGGACGCACCTCGGGCCTATCGGCGACGGCGGGGATCATGGCGGGCGGCGTGCTGCACACGCTCTATGCTGCGCTCGGCGTTAGCGTCGTCCTGCATCTGGTGCCGCAGCTCTTCAATCTGCTGCTCGTTGCCGGGGCCGCTTACATTGCCTGGATCGGCTTCACCCTCATGCGCAGCTCGATCATCATCGGCGGCGTGGAAGGCGGAGCGCGGCTCACGCATTGGGCGAGCTTTCGTCAGGGGGCGCTGACGAGCCTGATGAATCCCAAGGCTTACCTCTTCATGCTTGCCGTCTATCCGCAGTTCCTGAAGCCCCAGTTCGGCCCCGTCTGGTCCCAGGCGGCCGTCATGGCGCTGATGATCGCCGTGACGCAGCTTGCCATCTATGGCGGGCTCGCGCTTGCCGCGGGCCGCGGCCGCGATTTCATCGTCGGCACTCCGGCTGCCACGGTTGCGATCGGCCGCGCCGCCGGTTTCCTGCTCGTCATCATTGCTGCCTTCACCGTATGGCAGGGTTGGGGCGGCGCTTCCTGA
- a CDS encoding glucose/quinate/shikimate family membrane-bound PQQ-dependent dehydrogenase: protein MPILATAILFALIGLGLVGGGTRLVLLGGSPYYIVAGLGFLVTGLLLFRKNAAALWDHTVIVLGSLAWAIWEVGFDWWQLGPRGGVIIVLGLWLLTPWIRRPLGFVSPTGERYSASAWPLMLASVVAIGVALYSMTRDPHNIRGDLPGDVVAANPNLGGNIPPGEWHHYGRTLFGQRYSPLDQIDRQNVANLRVAWQYQTGDVKLPEDVSETTYQVTPLKVKDTLYLCTPHNWAIALDAATGKEKWKYDSNSGMNPDRQHQTCRGVTYWADPAAAPGGACAERVYLPTSDARLIALDATSGQVCTSFADNGVLHLEQGMRYNPAGYYYSTSPPVAVAGKIIIGGAVNDNYSTEEQSGVIRAFDIDTGALIWNWDSGNPEQTAPLPPGQFYTTNSPNSWSVSSVDEGLGLIYVPLGNQVPDQLGTGRSEHVEKYSSSIVALDINTGAVRWVRQTVHHDLWDMDVPAQPALIDITKQDGTVAPALVGPTKQGDIYVLDRRTGEPIIPVEEVPAPGGAISEDFTAPTQPVSGLTFMPPPLTERDMWGITMFDQLACRIEFRSLNYAGRYTPPSLEGTIVYPGNFGVFNWGSVAVDPERQVMFGMPTYLAFTSRLVPRDEIPPKGEGEKGSEQGLNRNEGAPYGVYMGPFLGPLQIPCQAPPWGFVAGADLRTGKIAYKRKNGTVYDMTPLPLPFKLGVPGIGGPMITKGGVAFLGAAVDNFLRAYDLTTGDQLWEARLPAGGQATPMTYMVGDKQYVLMVAGGHGSVGTKPGDYIIAYTLP from the coding sequence ATGCCCATCCTTGCGACGGCTATCCTCTTCGCCTTGATCGGGCTCGGGCTCGTCGGCGGCGGAACGAGGCTCGTGCTGCTCGGCGGCAGCCCCTATTACATCGTCGCCGGCCTGGGCTTCCTTGTCACGGGGCTCCTGCTTTTCCGTAAGAACGCTGCGGCGCTCTGGGACCATACCGTGATCGTCCTCGGTTCGCTCGCCTGGGCCATCTGGGAGGTGGGGTTCGACTGGTGGCAGCTCGGCCCACGAGGAGGCGTGATCATCGTTCTCGGTCTCTGGCTGCTCACGCCCTGGATCCGGCGGCCGCTCGGCTTCGTCAGCCCTACGGGCGAGCGCTACAGCGCCAGCGCTTGGCCGCTCATGCTGGCGAGCGTGGTTGCGATCGGCGTCGCGCTCTACTCGATGACGCGAGATCCGCACAACATCCGTGGCGATCTGCCAGGCGATGTCGTTGCCGCCAATCCCAATCTCGGCGGCAACATACCGCCCGGCGAATGGCATCATTACGGCCGTACTCTCTTCGGCCAGCGCTATTCGCCGCTCGACCAGATTGACCGGCAAAATGTCGCGAACCTCAGGGTTGCGTGGCAGTATCAGACCGGCGACGTGAAGCTGCCGGAAGACGTCAGCGAAACCACCTATCAGGTGACGCCGCTGAAGGTGAAGGACACGCTCTATCTCTGCACGCCGCACAACTGGGCGATCGCGCTCGATGCCGCGACCGGCAAGGAGAAGTGGAAGTACGATTCCAATTCCGGCATGAATCCGGACCGTCAGCACCAAACCTGCCGCGGCGTCACCTATTGGGCCGATCCGGCCGCCGCCCCCGGCGGCGCCTGCGCCGAGCGCGTCTATCTGCCGACATCGGATGCGCGGCTGATCGCGCTCGATGCAACGAGCGGTCAGGTCTGCACGAGTTTTGCCGACAACGGCGTCCTGCATCTCGAACAGGGCATGCGGTATAATCCGGCCGGCTATTACTACTCCACCTCGCCGCCGGTCGCGGTTGCCGGCAAGATCATCATCGGCGGCGCCGTCAACGACAACTATTCGACAGAGGAACAATCCGGCGTCATCCGCGCCTTCGACATCGACACCGGTGCGCTCATCTGGAACTGGGACAGCGGCAATCCCGAGCAGACGGCACCGCTGCCGCCCGGCCAGTTCTATACGACGAATTCGCCGAATAGTTGGTCGGTCTCCTCGGTCGATGAGGGCCTCGGGCTGATCTACGTCCCGCTCGGCAATCAGGTGCCCGACCAGCTTGGCACGGGACGCAGCGAGCATGTGGAGAAATATTCCTCCTCGATCGTCGCGCTCGACATCAATACCGGCGCGGTGCGCTGGGTGCGGCAGACCGTGCATCACGACCTCTGGGACATGGACGTACCGGCGCAACCGGCCCTCATCGACATCACCAAGCAAGACGGGACCGTGGCGCCGGCACTCGTCGGGCCGACCAAGCAGGGCGACATCTATGTGCTCGATCGGCGGACCGGAGAACCGATCATTCCGGTCGAGGAGGTGCCGGCTCCGGGCGGCGCGATTTCCGAGGATTTCACGGCACCGACGCAGCCGGTCTCCGGCCTCACCTTCATGCCGCCGCCCCTCACGGAGCGCGACATGTGGGGCATCACCATGTTCGACCAGCTTGCCTGCCGCATCGAGTTCCGTTCGTTGAACTATGCAGGCCGCTACACGCCGCCCTCGCTCGAAGGCACGATCGTCTATCCGGGCAATTTCGGTGTCTTCAACTGGGGTTCGGTGGCCGTCGATCCGGAACGCCAGGTGATGTTCGGGATGCCGACCTATCTCGCATTCACGTCACGGCTCGTGCCGCGCGACGAGATCCCGCCGAAGGGCGAAGGTGAAAAAGGCAGTGAACAGGGGCTCAACCGCAACGAAGGCGCGCCCTACGGCGTCTATATGGGCCCGTTCCTCGGCCCCTTGCAGATCCCCTGCCAGGCGCCGCCCTGGGGTTTTGTCGCCGGCGCCGATCTCAGGACCGGCAAGATCGCCTACAAACGCAAGAACGGCACGGTCTACGACATGACGCCGCTGCCCCTTCCCTTTAAGCTGGGCGTTCCCGGAATCGGAGGACCGATGATCACCAAGGGCGGCGTCGCCTTCTTGGGAGCAGCGGTTGATAATTTCCTAAGAGCCTACGACCTCACCACCGGCGACCAGCTCTGGGAGGCGCGGCTTCCCGCCGGCGGCCAGGCGACGCCGATGACCTACATGGTCGGGGACAAGCAGTATGTGCTGATGGTTGCCGGCGGGCACGGCTCGGTCGGCACCAAGCCGGGCGACTACATCATTGCCTATACCTTGCCGTAG
- a CDS encoding branched-chain amino acid aminotransferase has product MAVDTSPRSITWTYVDGEWLSGNPPLIGPTSHAMWLGSTVFDGARWFDGIAPDLDLHCQRVNRSAEALGLKPTMAAEEIETLTWEGVKKFDGKTAIYVKPMYWGEHGSWSVVAVDPESTRFALCLFEAPMGNSHAGSALTLSPFRRPTLECMPTDAKAGCLYPNNARILKEARSRGFDNALVRDMLGNIAETGSSNIFMVKDGVVFTPAANRTFLAGITRSRVIGLLREAGFEVVETTLTMADFETADEIFTTGNYSKVLPVTRLDDRDLQSGSITAKARDLYMDWAHSSGDV; this is encoded by the coding sequence ATGGCCGTCGATACATCCCCCCGATCCATCACCTGGACCTATGTCGACGGTGAATGGCTTTCCGGCAATCCGCCGCTGATCGGCCCGACCTCCCATGCCATGTGGCTCGGCTCGACCGTGTTCGACGGCGCCCGGTGGTTCGACGGCATCGCGCCGGACCTCGACCTTCACTGCCAGCGCGTCAATCGTTCGGCGGAAGCACTCGGCCTCAAGCCGACGATGGCGGCGGAGGAGATCGAGACGTTGACCTGGGAGGGCGTGAAGAAGTTCGACGGCAAGACGGCGATCTACGTGAAGCCCATGTATTGGGGCGAGCATGGCTCCTGGAGTGTCGTCGCGGTCGATCCGGAATCGACCCGCTTCGCGCTCTGCCTGTTCGAGGCTCCGATGGGCAACAGCCATGCCGGATCGGCGCTGACGCTCTCGCCTTTCCGCCGGCCGACGCTCGAATGCATGCCGACGGATGCCAAGGCCGGCTGCCTCTATCCCAACAATGCCCGCATCCTCAAGGAGGCGCGCTCGCGCGGCTTCGACAACGCGCTGGTGCGCGACATGCTCGGCAATATCGCCGAAACTGGTTCTTCGAACATTTTCATGGTGAAGGACGGCGTCGTCTTCACGCCGGCCGCGAACAGAACCTTCCTTGCCGGCATCACCCGTTCGCGCGTGATCGGGCTCCTGCGCGAAGCGGGCTTCGAGGTGGTCGAGACGACGCTGACGATGGCCGACTTCGAGACGGCGGACGAAATCTTCACCACCGGCAACTACTCCAAGGTGCTGCCGGTGACCCGGCTCGATGATCGCGACTTGCAGTCCGGTTCGATCACCGCCAAGGCCCGCGATCTCTACATGGATTGGGCGCATTCGAGCGGCGACGTATAG
- a CDS encoding GNAT family N-acetyltransferase, translating to MLQTVTPNLHAVPSVRAPIVTIRCAKPRDLPELREMIAELAAHHGDAAPITPEQLERDLFGRTPWITSLVAEAGGALIGYAILVPQYRAVEGARGMELHHLYVRPGHRGTGIGRHLVAKAREQAKMAGCEYLSVSAATGNFQAHRFYESERFVPRPVTGMRYLQKL from the coding sequence ATGCTGCAGACCGTCACCCCCAATCTCCATGCCGTTCCGTCGGTGCGTGCACCGATCGTGACGATCCGTTGCGCGAAGCCGCGTGACCTCCCAGAGCTGCGTGAGATGATCGCCGAGCTCGCCGCCCATCACGGCGATGCCGCTCCGATCACGCCCGAACAACTCGAGCGGGACCTCTTCGGACGCACGCCCTGGATCACCTCGCTTGTCGCCGAAGCCGGCGGTGCGTTGATCGGTTACGCGATCCTCGTGCCGCAATACCGGGCCGTCGAGGGGGCGCGCGGGATGGAGCTGCATCATCTCTACGTTCGCCCCGGTCACCGCGGCACCGGCATCGGCCGCCATCTCGTCGCCAAGGCCCGCGAACAGGCGAAGATGGCCGGTTGCGAATACCTCTCCGTCAGCGCCGCCACCGGCAACTTCCAGGCGCATCGCTTCTACGAGTCCGAGCGCTTCGTTCCGCGCCCGGTCACCGGCATGCGCTACCTCCAGAAGCTCTAG
- a CDS encoding zinc-dependent alcohol dehydrogenase family protein, translated as MKAMYYDAFEKTPEIRTLPDPTPSEQGVVIKVEATGLCRSDWHGWMGHDPDIRLPHVPGHELAGIIAATGRGVVRYKVGERVTVPFVSGCGRCGECRSGNQQVCEAQFQPGFTHWGSFAEYVAIDFADQNLVHLPESMDFATAASLGCRFATSFRAIADQARVRGGEWVAVHGCGGVGLSAIMIAAALGANPIAIDISDEKLSFARKLGAVAAINGRETEDVAAAVKEITQGGAHVSIDALGSPVTCFNSIKNLRRRGRHVQVGLMLAEHATPQIPMAQVIGHELEIYGSHGMQAWRYDAMLAMITADKLNPKQLIGREISLEEAVPALVAMDRATDLGISVITRF; from the coding sequence ATGAAAGCGATGTATTACGATGCCTTCGAAAAGACGCCGGAGATCCGGACGCTGCCCGATCCGACGCCAAGCGAACAGGGCGTCGTCATCAAGGTCGAGGCAACCGGGCTCTGCCGGAGCGACTGGCACGGCTGGATGGGACATGACCCCGACATTCGCCTGCCGCATGTCCCCGGCCACGAACTGGCGGGAATCATCGCGGCGACCGGGCGCGGGGTTGTGCGCTACAAGGTCGGCGAGCGGGTAACCGTGCCCTTCGTTTCCGGCTGCGGGCGCTGCGGCGAATGCCGCTCTGGCAACCAACAGGTCTGCGAGGCGCAGTTCCAGCCGGGCTTCACCCATTGGGGCTCCTTCGCCGAATATGTGGCGATCGATTTTGCCGACCAGAACCTCGTGCATCTGCCGGAAAGCATGGATTTTGCAACCGCCGCCAGCCTCGGCTGCCGTTTCGCCACCTCCTTCCGGGCAATCGCCGATCAGGCCCGCGTCCGTGGCGGCGAATGGGTGGCGGTGCACGGCTGCGGCGGCGTCGGCCTCTCGGCAATCATGATCGCCGCCGCGCTCGGGGCCAATCCGATCGCGATCGACATTTCCGATGAGAAGTTGAGCTTCGCCCGCAAGCTCGGCGCGGTCGCCGCGATCAACGGCCGCGAGACGGAGGACGTCGCCGCCGCCGTCAAGGAGATTACGCAGGGCGGAGCGCATGTCTCGATCGACGCGCTCGGATCGCCCGTCACCTGCTTCAACTCGATCAAGAACCTGCGCCGTCGCGGCCGCCACGTGCAGGTGGGTCTGATGCTTGCGGAGCACGCCACTCCTCAGATCCCGATGGCGCAGGTGATCGGGCACGAGCTCGAAATCTACGGCAGCCACGGCATGCAGGCCTGGCGCTACGATGCGATGCTCGCGATGATCACCGCCGACAAGCTGAACCCGAAACAACTGATCGGCCGGGAGATTTCGCTTGAGGAGGCGGTGCCGGCGCTGGTGGCGATGGACCGCGCGACGGACCTTGGGATCAGCGTGATTACGCGCTTCTGA
- a CDS encoding cytochrome c, translating to MRMRAFLLAAALAGLGVTAVTAADEPQAVRQQLMKKVGQAAGALSGIAKGEKPYDAEIVKASLATISETVKVFPNHFPAGSETGMETEASPKIWENMEDFKAKAAKLGGDAEKLLAELPADQAGVGAALGVLGKDCSSCHETYRLKKD from the coding sequence ATGAGGATGAGGGCTTTTCTGCTTGCTGCCGCCTTGGCGGGCTTGGGCGTGACCGCAGTGACGGCAGCCGATGAGCCGCAGGCGGTACGTCAGCAATTAATGAAGAAGGTCGGCCAGGCCGCAGGCGCTCTCAGCGGCATAGCGAAGGGTGAAAAGCCCTACGACGCCGAGATCGTCAAGGCATCGCTGGCGACGATCAGCGAAACGGTGAAGGTCTTCCCGAATCATTTCCCGGCGGGCTCGGAAACCGGCATGGAAACCGAGGCGAGTCCGAAGATCTGGGAAAACATGGAGGACTTCAAGGCGAAGGCCGCCAAGCTCGGCGGCGATGCGGAAAAGCTCCTCGCCGAACTTCCTGCCGACCAGGCCGGCGTCGGGGCCGCATTGGGCGTTCTCGGCAAGGATTGCTCGAGCTGTCATGAGACCTATCGCCTGAAGAAAGACTGA
- a CDS encoding cytochrome c produces MGRRRRKLLFGVLLLGAVAAGALWWLTKPNPWDAAHWQGLGEPDLANGEQVFWAGGCVSCHAAPRAPEDQRLVLGGGRTLKSPFGTFYPPNISPDETAGIGNWTLAEFGNAMTRGVGKDGEHLYPSFPYGSYSRMTAKDVNDLWGFMQTLPRSANVAPPHDLPFPYNIRLALGGWKLLFLTDEPRADVNTADAKLARGQYLVEGPGHCGECHTPRNALGGFEEGRWLAGAPNPEGEGRIPDITPGSKSIGNWSASDIASYLETGFTPDFDTVGGSMVDVQKNMAKLPPADREAIAAYLKALPAP; encoded by the coding sequence ATGGGTCGGCGTAGAAGAAAGCTGCTCTTTGGTGTGCTCCTGCTTGGCGCGGTCGCCGCCGGCGCCCTTTGGTGGCTGACGAAGCCCAATCCGTGGGACGCCGCGCATTGGCAGGGACTTGGCGAACCGGACCTCGCCAATGGCGAACAGGTGTTCTGGGCCGGCGGCTGCGTCAGTTGTCATGCCGCTCCGAGAGCGCCGGAAGACCAGCGGCTGGTGCTTGGCGGCGGCCGAACGCTGAAGAGCCCCTTCGGCACCTTTTATCCGCCGAATATCTCGCCGGACGAGACCGCCGGCATCGGAAACTGGACACTCGCGGAGTTCGGCAATGCGATGACGCGCGGCGTCGGCAAGGACGGCGAGCATCTCTATCCCTCCTTCCCCTATGGCTCCTATTCGCGAATGACCGCGAAGGACGTCAATGATCTCTGGGGCTTCATGCAGACGTTGCCGAGGAGCGCCAATGTGGCGCCCCCGCACGACCTGCCATTCCCCTACAATATCCGCTTGGCGCTCGGCGGCTGGAAACTCCTGTTCCTCACCGACGAGCCGCGTGCCGACGTGAATACCGCCGATGCGAAGCTCGCCCGCGGACAATACCTCGTCGAGGGGCCAGGCCATTGCGGCGAGTGCCACACGCCCCGCAATGCGCTCGGCGGGTTCGAAGAGGGGAGATGGCTCGCCGGCGCGCCGAATCCCGAGGGCGAGGGTCGCATCCCCGACATCACGCCGGGCTCGAAGAGTATCGGCAACTGGAGCGCATCCGATATCGCCTCCTATCTCGAGACCGGCTTCACGCCGGATTTCGACACGGTCGGCGGCTCGATGGTCGACGTACAGAAGAACATGGCGAAGCTTCCACCCGCCGACCGCGAGGCGATCGCCGCCTATCTGAAGGCCCTGCCGGCGCCTTGA
- a CDS encoding superoxide dismutase, whose product MAFELPNLPYDYEALAPYMSRETLEYHHDKHHLAYVTNGNKLAEEAGLSNLSVEEIVKKSYGTNQPLFNNAGQHYNHIHFWKWMKKGGGGTSLPSKLDAAIKSDLGGYDKFRADFIAAGTAQFGSGWAWLSVKNGKLEISKTPNGENPLVHGATPILGVDVWEHSYYIDYRNARPKYLEAFVDNLINWDYVLELYEAAAK is encoded by the coding sequence ATGGCTTTCGAATTGCCGAACCTTCCCTATGACTACGAGGCGCTCGCGCCCTACATGTCGCGCGAAACGCTGGAATACCATCACGACAAGCATCACCTCGCCTATGTGACGAACGGCAACAAGCTCGCCGAGGAAGCCGGTCTTTCCAACCTTTCCGTGGAAGAAATCGTCAAGAAGTCCTACGGCACCAATCAGCCGCTGTTCAACAATGCCGGGCAGCACTACAACCACATCCACTTCTGGAAGTGGATGAAGAAGGGCGGCGGCGGCACCAGCCTGCCGTCCAAGCTCGACGCGGCGATCAAGTCCGATCTCGGCGGCTACGACAAGTTCCGCGCCGATTTCATCGCGGCCGGTACCGCCCAGTTCGGCTCCGGCTGGGCCTGGCTCTCGGTGAAGAACGGAAAGCTGGAAATCTCGAAGACCCCGAACGGCGAAAACCCGCTCGTCCACGGTGCAACGCCGATCCTCGGCGTCGACGTTTGGGAACACTCCTATTACATCGACTACCGCAATGCTCGCCCGAAATATCTCGAGGCCTTCGTCGACAATCTCATCAACTGGGATTACGTCCTCGAACTCTATGAAGCGGCCGCGAAGTAA
- a CDS encoding helix-turn-helix domain-containing protein yields MYTIGDLARRTGVKIPTIRYYEQMGLLAAPERSEGNQRRYEKRELERLAFIRHARDLGLSIDAIRDLLALSEHPERPCGEADRIATEHLASVREKIVRLKKLEQELERIVACHGNHTIGDCYVIRALADHSLCESEH; encoded by the coding sequence ATGTACACGATCGGCGACCTGGCCCGGCGTACCGGCGTCAAAATTCCAACCATTCGCTACTATGAGCAGATGGGGCTGCTTGCCGCGCCGGAACGGTCCGAAGGCAACCAGCGGCGTTACGAGAAGCGTGAGCTCGAGCGCCTTGCCTTCATCCGCCACGCGCGCGACCTCGGCCTTTCGATCGACGCGATCCGCGACCTGCTGGCGCTCAGCGAACATCCCGAACGCCCCTGCGGCGAGGCGGACCGAATCGCGACGGAGCACCTCGCCTCCGTGCGCGAGAAGATCGTCCGACTGAAGAAGCTCGAGCAAGAACTCGAGCGCATCGTCGCCTGCCATGGCAATCACACGATCGGCGACTGCTATGTCATTCGCGCGCTCGCAGATCATTCGCTGTGCGAGAGCGAGCATTGA
- a CDS encoding YdiU family protein — protein MNQISSQQASGTSPFRFDNSYARLPANFYARVEPTPVAEPWLIKLNRTLAEELQLDIAALERDGAAIFSGNMVPEGAEPLAMAYAGHQFGTFVPQLGDGRAILLGEVIDRNGRRRDIQLKGSGQTPYSRRGDGRAALGPVLREYIVSEAMHALGVPTTRALAATVTGQPVYREQILPGAVFTRVAASHIRVGTFQFFAARGDMESVRILADYVIDRHYPELKDDEKPYPSLFKAIAARQAALIARWLHIGFIHGVMNTDNMTISGETIDFGPCAFMDAYDPKKVFSSIDQFGRYAYANQPAIGQWNLARLAETLVPLFDPVADTAVNLANDVLTEYGSIFQNHWLDGMRRKIGLSTAEDGDLDLVQSLLTLMHKGNADFTLTFRRLAASAEDAKADAQLLGLFGNPEALTPWLVDWRGRLERESQQPAERAQAMRAVNPAFIPRNHRVEQAIEAAIDDADFSLFEALLDITAKPYDAQPQSASYAEPPKPGEEVLQTFCGT, from the coding sequence ATGAACCAGATATCCTCGCAACAGGCCTCCGGTACGTCGCCGTTCCGCTTCGACAACAGCTATGCCCGGCTGCCTGCCAACTTCTATGCCCGCGTCGAGCCGACGCCGGTGGCGGAACCGTGGCTGATCAAGCTCAATCGAACGCTTGCAGAAGAGCTTCAGCTCGATATCGCAGCGCTCGAACGCGACGGGGCGGCGATCTTCTCGGGCAACATGGTTCCGGAGGGTGCGGAGCCCCTCGCAATGGCCTATGCCGGCCATCAGTTCGGCACGTTCGTCCCGCAGCTCGGCGACGGCCGCGCAATCCTGCTTGGGGAAGTGATCGACAGGAACGGTCGCCGCCGCGACATTCAGCTCAAGGGGTCGGGCCAGACGCCCTATTCCCGCCGCGGCGACGGACGGGCAGCCCTTGGTCCGGTGCTGCGCGAATATATCGTCAGCGAGGCGATGCATGCGCTCGGTGTGCCGACGACTCGTGCGCTCGCCGCAACCGTCACCGGGCAGCCCGTCTATCGCGAGCAGATTCTTCCGGGCGCCGTCTTCACCCGGGTCGCGGCGAGCCACATTCGCGTCGGCACGTTCCAGTTCTTCGCGGCGCGCGGCGACATGGAGTCTGTTCGCATACTCGCCGACTACGTGATCGACCGCCACTATCCCGAGCTAAAGGACGACGAGAAGCCCTACCCTTCGCTCTTCAAGGCAATCGCGGCGCGCCAAGCGGCCTTGATTGCAAGGTGGTTGCATATCGGGTTCATCCACGGGGTGATGAACACCGACAACATGACGATCTCCGGAGAAACCATCGATTTTGGTCCCTGCGCCTTCATGGACGCCTACGACCCGAAAAAGGTCTTCAGCTCGATCGACCAGTTCGGCCGCTACGCCTATGCGAACCAGCCTGCAATCGGACAATGGAATCTCGCCCGTCTTGCGGAAACGCTCGTTCCACTTTTCGATCCGGTCGCCGACACGGCGGTGAATCTCGCCAATGACGTGCTTACGGAATACGGCTCGATCTTCCAGAACCATTGGCTCGATGGCATGCGCCGCAAGATCGGCCTTTCGACGGCGGAAGACGGGGACCTCGACCTCGTGCAGTCGCTGCTCACCTTGATGCACAAGGGCAACGCGGACTTCACCCTCACCTTCCGCCGGCTTGCGGCATCCGCGGAAGACGCGAAGGCCGATGCGCAGCTTTTGGGCCTCTTCGGCAATCCGGAGGCTTTGACGCCGTGGCTTGTGGACTGGCGCGGCCGGCTGGAGCGGGAATCGCAGCAACCGGCCGAGCGAGCCCAAGCCATGCGCGCCGTTAATCCGGCCTTCATCCCTCGAAACCACCGCGTGGAGCAGGCGATCGAAGCGGCGATCGACGATGCGGATTTCTCGCTCTTCGAGGCGCTGCTCGACATAACCGCCAAGCCCTATGACGCTCAGCCGCAAAGCGCCAGCTATGCGGAGCCGCCAAAGCCCGGCGAAGAGGTGCTGCAGACCTTCTGCGGCACGTGA